The genomic DNA GTGCTAATTGTTTGCGTTCATTCATGACAGATTCATATTCTTCTAATAGCTCGGGAGCATATTCATTAATGATTTCTGTTAATTTTTCTCCTTGATTTCGTTGACCCATTTCACCTTTTGATTGATTTCTTTTCATTCCATTTGTTGATTCATCAATAATCATTTCCGACGTTTCAGCTGTTTCTACATTTCCACATCCACTTAAAATCATTGAACCAGCTATTACTCCAATAACAACCTTATTTCTCAAAGTTCTCTTCATCTTTATCATCTCCATCATTTATTTAGGTAAATATCCTTCTGTAAATAATCGGAACTCCTCTTTCAATAACGCATAATCATATTGTGTATTCATTAATTCATTCTTTTTATCTACTACTTCAAGTCTAGCTTTCTCAAGGTCAGTTGGGGTTAGGTCGCCTTCTTCAAATTGAACAACTTTTTGTTTATATAATTGTTCTTGTTGAATAACTTGTTGCTCAAGCATATCCCATTTCTTATGAAGAAATTCAAACTCTTCTTCATATTCATACGCCTTCAACTCTAGTTGGTTCATTTGTTGAACTACGTTGATATTGGCTTTATCAATTTGTTGATCATAATATTCTTTTAGATCGTCTTCCGCTTCACTACGTTCTCGTTTTGCATCCGAATAAGCTGCTTCAGCTCTTAATAACGTCTCATTTGCAAGCTGTAATCGTTGTGTTAATTCAGCTCTTGTAGGATCTTCTGGATCGAGAGAACTAAGCTCGGCTTCAATCTGCTCAATTTCTGACTCTGCTTGTTCAATGTTGTTAACAAATGATTCATTATTAACTAATGATAAATTCTCTGCATCATCCACAATATCCTCATACGTTTGCACAGTCGTATGCAATGGAATAAGCGATTCATGAGTTCTCATCATTTGATCTGCTAACGGCTCGGCATCATATGATGAAGTAGACAAACGCTGAACATCATCAACCTCGATGATTTCAAGTGAATCAAGAATCTCTAAATTAAGTGCTTGATTTAATGAGAATTTCATTTCGTTAAGTTGTTTTTTATCTGATTCCACTGCAAGTTCTGCATTAGCAATGTTCATTTCTAACTGAATGATATCTTGTTCTGAAGCATATCCCTCAACGAGTTTTTTTTCTAGCAAATCTAATTCAG from Bacillus solimangrovi includes the following:
- a CDS encoding TolC family protein — translated: MKKWKVSLGALLLIPTVTIHASELRTLPMDEAVEGIILNDLNLQLYQNDTEELSNAARQYQSEFSSELEDLQEVQDEFNEKTAYWKAEYSAYQQLYQYLKTKESLSIKEESLTISLTELDLLEKKLVEGYASEQDIIQLEMNIANAELAVESDKKQLNEMKFSLNQALNLEILDSLEIIEVDDVQRLSTSSYDAEPLADQMMRTHESLIPLHTTVQTYEDIVDDAENLSLVNNESFVNNIEQAESEIEQIEAELSSLDPEDPTRAELTQRLQLANETLLRAEAAYSDAKRERSEAEDDLKEYYDQQIDKANINVVQQMNQLELKAYEYEEEFEFLHKKWDMLEQQVIQQEQLYKQKVVQFEEGDLTPTDLEKARLEVVDKKNELMNTQYDYALLKEEFRLFTEGYLPK